A genomic region of Rhodanobacter sp. contains the following coding sequences:
- the ubiB gene encoding ubiquinone biosynthesis regulatory protein kinase UbiB, translating into MTSLAVVPRLLRVAVVLLRYRLDELVDAAHLFRPLKLVRPLLGRPAVDVRSLPRGARLRLALTELGPIFVKAGQVLSTRRDLVPADIADELALLQDQVPPFPGAEARSIVERELKAPVGRLYAAFDETPLASASIAQVHAAELPDGRAVVVKVLRPGIDARIARDVKLLQSLGELANRWHPNADKIRPLDVVAEVEKMLENELDLQREGASASLLRRNFASGVDLYVPEVHWDLTAQRVLTLERVHGISSDDIAAIDDAGIDRKALAAKGVRVFYEQVFRDNFFHADAHPGNIWVDATRPTEPRFIALDFGIMGSLPEADQYWLAQNFIALFERDYARIAKLHVDAGWMPDTVRLDELEAAVRTVCEPYFTRPLSQISLAELVVKLFQTARRFELTLQPQLILLQKTLLNIEGVGRMLDPEIDIWAVAHPVLKRILRERYSPLRTLREVRRQLPEWLHLAPQWPELLRASLQRIAQGEHRLLADADTLSHQSQLLRRLLRMIAGSALGATLVLCATLLWALSPQHGPWLPLGMGVAGVLAFGLGWLRSR; encoded by the coding sequence GTGACCTCGCTGGCCGTCGTTCCGCGCCTGCTGCGCGTCGCCGTGGTGCTGCTGCGTTACCGGCTCGACGAGCTGGTGGACGCCGCCCACCTGTTCCGCCCGCTGAAGCTGGTGCGCCCGCTGCTGGGCCGCCCCGCGGTGGACGTGCGCAGCCTGCCGCGCGGCGCGCGGCTGCGCCTCGCCCTTACCGAGTTGGGGCCGATCTTCGTCAAGGCCGGCCAGGTGCTGTCCACCCGCCGCGATCTGGTGCCCGCCGACATCGCCGACGAACTGGCGCTGCTGCAGGACCAGGTGCCGCCCTTCCCCGGCGCCGAGGCGCGCTCCATCGTCGAACGCGAGCTGAAAGCGCCGGTCGGCCGTCTCTACGCCGCCTTCGACGAGACGCCGCTGGCCTCCGCCTCGATCGCCCAGGTGCACGCCGCCGAACTGCCGGACGGCCGCGCCGTGGTGGTGAAGGTGCTGCGCCCCGGCATCGACGCACGGATCGCGCGCGACGTGAAGCTGCTGCAGTCGCTGGGCGAGCTGGCGAACCGCTGGCACCCCAACGCCGACAAGATCCGCCCGCTCGACGTGGTGGCCGAAGTCGAGAAGATGCTGGAGAACGAACTGGACCTGCAGCGCGAAGGCGCCAGCGCCAGCCTGCTCCGGCGCAACTTCGCCAGCGGCGTCGATCTCTACGTGCCCGAGGTGCATTGGGACCTGACCGCGCAGCGCGTGCTCACCCTGGAACGCGTGCACGGCATCAGCAGCGACGACATCGCCGCCATCGACGACGCCGGCATCGACCGCAAGGCGCTGGCCGCCAAGGGCGTGCGGGTGTTCTACGAGCAGGTGTTCCGCGACAACTTCTTCCACGCCGACGCCCATCCCGGCAACATCTGGGTGGACGCCACGCGCCCCACCGAGCCGCGCTTCATCGCGCTGGATTTCGGCATCATGGGCTCGCTGCCCGAGGCCGACCAGTACTGGCTGGCGCAGAACTTCATCGCGCTGTTCGAGCGCGACTACGCGCGCATCGCCAAGCTGCACGTCGACGCCGGCTGGATGCCCGACACCGTGCGGCTGGACGAACTGGAAGCCGCCGTGCGCACGGTGTGCGAACCCTACTTCACCCGTCCGCTGTCGCAGATCTCGCTGGCCGAGCTGGTGGTGAAACTGTTCCAGACCGCGCGACGCTTCGAGCTGACCCTGCAGCCGCAGCTGATCCTGCTGCAGAAGACCCTGCTCAACATCGAGGGCGTCGGGCGCATGCTCGATCCCGAGATCGACATCTGGGCGGTGGCGCATCCGGTGCTCAAGCGCATCCTGCGCGAACGCTACAGCCCGCTGCGCACCCTGCGCGAAGTGCGCAGGCAGTTGCCCGAGTGGCTGCACCTGGCGCCGCAGTGGCCCGAGCTGTTGCGCGCATCGCTGCAACGCATCGCCCAGGGCGAACACCGGCTGCTGGCCGACGCCGATACGCTCAGCCACCAGAGCCAGCTGCTGCGCCGGCTGCTGCGCATGATCGCAGGCAGCGCGCTCGGCGCCACCCTGGTGCTGTGCGCCACCCTGCTGTGGGCCTTGTCGCCCCAGCACGGGCCCTGGCTGCCGCTGGGCATGGGCGTCGCGGGAGTGCTGGCCTTCGGCCTCGGCTGGCTGCGCTCGCGCTGA
- a CDS encoding SCP2 sterol-binding domain-containing protein encodes MTSPAPNAWLPAPLRRLAARALETALNHTLSLDPDTQGRLAGLNGRRVLLHLRGPELALAVNVEDGQLRVGPPDDGETAAGTLRVAATPGSLLAMALRRGDDGVAPGKVEIAGDADLARRLEKLATQFAPDFEEAFARTFGDVLGVPLARAVRTALAHAKETASHLTEDGAAWLRDESRLALAPGEAEAFLDGVDTLRERSERLEARLARLEARLKPHGKGAGA; translated from the coding sequence ATGACTTCGCCCGCCCCAAACGCCTGGCTCCCCGCGCCGTTGCGCAGGCTCGCCGCCCGCGCGCTGGAAACCGCGCTCAACCACACGCTCTCGCTCGATCCCGACACGCAGGGCAGGCTCGCCGGATTGAACGGCCGCCGCGTGCTGCTGCACCTGCGCGGGCCGGAACTGGCGCTGGCGGTGAACGTGGAAGACGGCCAACTGCGCGTCGGCCCGCCGGACGACGGCGAAACCGCTGCGGGCACGCTGCGCGTGGCCGCCACGCCGGGCAGCCTGCTGGCGATGGCGCTGCGTCGCGGCGACGACGGCGTGGCGCCGGGCAAGGTGGAGATCGCCGGCGACGCCGACCTCGCACGCCGGCTGGAAAAGCTGGCCACGCAGTTCGCGCCGGATTTCGAGGAGGCCTTCGCGCGCACCTTCGGCGACGTGCTGGGCGTGCCGCTGGCGCGTGCGGTGCGCACGGCGCTGGCGCATGCGAAGGAAACCGCCAGCCACCTCACCGAGGACGGCGCCGCGTGGCTGCGCGACGAGTCGCGCCTCGCACTGGCGCCCGGCGAGGCGGAAGCCTTCCTCGACGGCGTGGACACCCTGCGCGAGCGCAGCGAACGGCTGGAAGCGCGGCTGGCGCGCCTCGAAGCCCGCCTCAAGCCTCACGGCAAGGGAGCCGGCGCGTGA
- the truC gene encoding tRNA pseudouridine(65) synthase TruC: MLDILHQDDALIAVNKPAGLPVHRSAMVNDAEQYLVDVLREQVGGNVYLAHRLDRATSGVLLVARSSEIAAALGEQFMGRDVRKQYLVVVRGWPEPDEGVVDYPLPGSRETGPRREARTRYHRLATVEVPIALGRYPQQRYALLLAEPESGRFRQIRKHLAHIHHPVIGDCQHGRSDHNRLYKQHFACHRMLLHAWKLDFRHPASGAAMTLHAPLDREYAGVLERFGWALAEDTKPSAG; the protein is encoded by the coding sequence ATGCTCGACATCCTCCACCAGGACGACGCCCTCATCGCGGTGAACAAGCCCGCGGGCCTGCCCGTGCACCGCTCCGCGATGGTGAACGACGCCGAGCAGTACCTGGTGGACGTGCTGCGCGAGCAGGTCGGCGGCAACGTCTACCTCGCGCACCGGCTCGACCGCGCCACCAGCGGCGTATTGCTGGTCGCGCGATCGAGCGAGATCGCCGCCGCGCTGGGCGAGCAGTTCATGGGTCGCGACGTGCGCAAGCAATACCTCGTTGTCGTGCGCGGCTGGCCCGAGCCGGACGAGGGCGTGGTCGACTACCCGCTGCCCGGCTCGCGCGAGACGGGCCCGCGCCGCGAAGCGCGCACGCGCTACCACCGCCTCGCCACCGTCGAGGTGCCGATAGCGCTCGGCCGCTACCCGCAGCAGCGCTATGCGCTGTTGCTGGCCGAACCGGAAAGCGGCCGCTTCCGCCAGATCCGCAAGCACCTCGCGCACATCCACCACCCGGTGATCGGCGACTGCCAGCACGGCCGCAGCGACCACAACCGCCTCTACAAGCAGCACTTCGCCTGCCACCGCATGTTGCTGCACGCGTGGAAGCTCGATTTCCGGCATCCGGCGAGCGGCGCGGCGATGACGCTGCACGCGCCGCTGGACCGCGAATACGCCGGCGTACTCGAACGCTTCGGCTGGGCCTTGGCCGAAGACACGAAACCGTCCGCCGGATGA
- the arfB gene encoding alternative ribosome rescue aminoacyl-tRNA hydrolase ArfB → MLTVSRTLALPETELVERFLRADGPGGQHVNRTESAVELRFDVARSPTLPEPLRERLLARRDRRLTDDGVLVIQARRFRDQARNRDDARERLVEIVRAAQVVPKKRVATKPTRASKERRLAGKQQRGKLKQLRAKKPGDE, encoded by the coding sequence ATGCTGACCGTCAGCCGCACCCTTGCCCTGCCCGAAACCGAGCTCGTCGAGCGCTTCCTGCGCGCCGACGGCCCCGGCGGCCAGCACGTCAACCGCACCGAGAGCGCGGTGGAGCTGCGCTTCGATGTGGCGCGCTCGCCCACGTTGCCGGAGCCGCTGCGCGAACGCCTGCTGGCTCGGCGCGACCGCCGGCTCACCGACGACGGCGTGCTGGTGATCCAGGCGCGCCGCTTCCGCGACCAGGCGCGCAACCGCGACGACGCGCGCGAGCGGCTGGTCGAGATCGTCCGCGCCGCGCAGGTGGTGCCGAAGAAGCGCGTGGCGACCAAGCCCACGCGCGCCTCCAAAGAACGCCGTCTCGCCGGCAAGCAGCAACGCGGCAAGCTCAAGCAGCTGCGCGCGAAGAAACCGGGGGACGAATGA
- a CDS encoding lysophosphatidylcholine acyltransferase translates to MSGTVFAPSQLPPCMPRLRDSWRRKLCRGVLRLCGWSLVGTFPDVPKLVLIAAPHSSWWDGIWGLLTKAAIGADVHFMAKRELFRGPLGSLLVKLGGIPIDRSAAAGMVEQMVERFARQPTLWLGIAPEGTRRHVPKWKSGFWRIAHGAGVPVFPVAFNYPDKTIRLGPLFDTTGDMAADVERLRAFYAPFRGKHHGV, encoded by the coding sequence ATGAGCGGCACGGTCTTCGCGCCTTCGCAACTGCCGCCGTGCATGCCGCGCCTGCGCGACAGTTGGCGCCGCAAACTGTGCCGCGGCGTGCTGCGCCTGTGCGGCTGGAGCCTGGTCGGCACATTTCCCGACGTGCCGAAACTGGTGTTGATCGCCGCGCCGCATTCCTCGTGGTGGGACGGCATCTGGGGCCTGCTGACGAAGGCCGCGATCGGCGCCGACGTGCACTTCATGGCCAAACGCGAGCTGTTCCGCGGGCCGCTCGGCTCGCTTCTGGTCAAGCTCGGCGGCATCCCCATCGATCGCAGCGCCGCCGCCGGCATGGTCGAGCAGATGGTGGAGCGCTTCGCCCGCCAGCCGACGCTGTGGCTGGGCATCGCCCCCGAAGGCACGCGCCGCCACGTGCCGAAGTGGAAAAGCGGCTTCTGGCGCATCGCCCACGGCGCCGGCGTGCCGGTGTTCCCGGTCGCCTTCAACTACCCCGACAAGACCATCCGGCTCGGCCCGCTGTTCGACACCACCGGCGACATGGCCGCCGACGTCGAACGGCTGCGCGCCTTCTATGCGCCGTTCCGGGGGAAGCACCACGGGGTGTGA
- the aceB gene encoding malate synthase A, which yields MALPRERLATDAVRLHGQPSPAQQAILDPQALAFLADLHRRFDPRRRELLAARRERQARYDAGELPDFRADTAAIRESEWTVGPIPPALRDRRVEITGPVERKMIINALNSGAKVFMADFEDSSAPSFANQLDGQINLRDAVAGMLDYTSPEGKHYRVNANPAVLVVRPRGWHLPERHLTVDGETMSGALVDFGLFAFHNARALHRRDLGPYFYLPKLECMEEAALWDAVMAHAEAELDLPPGSMKVTVLIETLPAAFQMHEILHALQSRAVGLNCGRWDYIFSYLKTLRGHRDRLLPERGQVLMTVPFLKAYSELLIQTCHRRGAFAMGGMAAQIPIKGDEAANEAALAKVRADKLREVKAGHDGTWVAHPALVPVAQAVFDEYMPEPNQRDVERDDVRVGREQLLAPCAGTITRAGFDNNVEVCLRYTAAWLDGQGCVPIHHLMEDAATAEIARAQLWQWLHHADAPAGGGLAFPDHAPIDFALFDHALATHAHRLRDSHVPGARRVDAAARLLRELIHADTLADFLTLPAYEQLA from the coding sequence ATGGCCTTGCCCCGCGAACGCCTAGCCACCGACGCCGTGCGCCTGCACGGCCAGCCCAGCCCTGCCCAGCAGGCCATCCTCGATCCGCAGGCGCTGGCCTTCCTCGCCGACCTGCACCGGCGCTTCGACCCTCGCCGCCGCGAGTTGCTGGCCGCCCGCCGCGAACGGCAGGCCCGTTACGACGCCGGCGAGCTGCCCGATTTCCGCGCCGACACCGCCGCGATCCGCGAGTCGGAATGGACCGTGGGCCCGATCCCGCCCGCCCTGCGCGACCGCCGCGTGGAGATCACCGGGCCGGTGGAACGCAAGATGATCATCAACGCGCTGAACTCGGGCGCGAAGGTGTTCATGGCGGATTTCGAGGACTCCTCCGCGCCCAGCTTCGCCAACCAGCTCGACGGCCAGATCAACCTGCGCGACGCGGTGGCCGGCATGCTGGATTACACCTCGCCCGAAGGCAAGCACTACCGCGTGAACGCGAACCCCGCCGTGCTGGTGGTGCGCCCGCGCGGCTGGCACCTGCCGGAGCGCCATCTCACGGTGGACGGCGAGACCATGAGCGGCGCGCTGGTGGACTTCGGCCTGTTCGCCTTCCACAACGCACGCGCCCTGCACCGCCGCGACCTCGGCCCGTATTTCTACCTGCCCAAGCTGGAATGCATGGAGGAAGCCGCGCTGTGGGACGCGGTGATGGCGCACGCCGAAGCCGAGCTGGACCTGCCGCCCGGCAGCATGAAGGTCACCGTGCTGATCGAGACGCTGCCCGCCGCGTTCCAGATGCACGAGATCCTGCACGCGCTGCAGTCGCGCGCCGTGGGCCTCAATTGCGGCCGCTGGGATTACATCTTCTCCTACCTGAAGACCCTGCGCGGCCACCGCGACCGCCTGCTGCCCGAGCGCGGCCAGGTGCTGATGACGGTGCCTTTCCTCAAGGCGTATTCGGAGCTGCTGATCCAGACCTGCCATCGGCGCGGCGCGTTCGCGATGGGCGGCATGGCGGCGCAGATCCCGATCAAGGGCGACGAGGCGGCCAACGAGGCCGCGCTGGCCAAGGTGCGCGCCGACAAATTGCGCGAGGTGAAGGCCGGCCATGACGGCACCTGGGTGGCGCACCCCGCGCTGGTGCCGGTGGCGCAGGCGGTGTTCGACGAATACATGCCCGAGCCGAACCAGCGTGACGTCGAGCGCGACGACGTGCGCGTGGGCCGCGAGCAACTGCTGGCGCCGTGCGCCGGCACCATCACCCGCGCCGGCTTCGACAACAACGTCGAGGTGTGCCTGCGCTACACCGCGGCCTGGCTGGACGGCCAGGGCTGCGTGCCGATCCACCACCTGATGGAAGACGCCGCCACCGCCGAGATCGCCCGCGCGCAGTTGTGGCAGTGGCTGCACCATGCCGACGCTCCGGCCGGAGGCGGCCTGGCATTCCCGGACCACGCGCCGATCGACTTCGCCCTGTTCGACCACGCGCTGGCCACGCACGCCCATCGCCTGCGCGACAGCCATGTGCCCGGCGCAAGGCGCGTGGATGCCGCCGCGCGGCTGCTGCGCGAACTGATCCACGCCGACACGCTGGCCGATTTCCTCACCTTGCCCGCCTACGAACAGCTCGCCTGA
- the bioB gene encoding biotin synthase BioB produces MPEAAVRHDWSREEVAALFALPFNELLYRAHTVHRMHHDENAVQVSTLLSIKTGGCPEDCAYCPQAARYDTGVAAQKLMEVDAVLARAKAAKAAGASRFCMGAAWRGPKDRDIPKVAEIVRAVKDLGLETCATLGLLGDGHAQQLKDAGLDYYNHNIDTAPEFYGEIIHTREYQDRLQTLEQVRDAGLKTCCGGIVGMGETREQRAGLLQALANLPEHPHSVPINQLVPVPGTPLGNAEKLDPFEFVRTIAVARILMPLSVVRLSAGRQQMDDAVQALCFHAGAGSIFYGEKLLTTGNPDTEHDRALFRRLDLHAMEVVEEAGTVHADIMEAAPAGCGHGCGCSAAA; encoded by the coding sequence ATGCCCGAAGCCGCCGTCCGCCACGACTGGAGCCGCGAGGAAGTCGCCGCGCTGTTCGCGCTGCCGTTCAACGAGCTGCTGTACCGCGCGCACACCGTGCACCGCATGCATCACGACGAGAACGCGGTGCAGGTTTCCACCCTGCTGTCGATCAAGACCGGCGGCTGCCCGGAGGATTGCGCCTATTGCCCGCAGGCGGCGCGCTACGACACCGGCGTGGCGGCGCAGAAGCTGATGGAAGTGGACGCCGTGCTGGCGCGCGCCAAGGCCGCCAAGGCGGCCGGCGCCAGCCGCTTCTGCATGGGCGCGGCGTGGCGCGGGCCGAAGGACCGCGACATCCCCAAGGTCGCCGAGATCGTGCGCGCGGTGAAGGACCTCGGCCTGGAAACCTGCGCCACCCTGGGCCTGCTCGGCGACGGTCACGCGCAGCAGCTCAAGGACGCCGGGCTCGACTACTACAACCACAACATCGACACCGCGCCGGAGTTCTACGGCGAGATCATCCACACCCGCGAATACCAGGATCGCCTGCAGACGCTGGAACAGGTGCGCGACGCCGGCCTGAAGACCTGCTGCGGCGGCATCGTCGGCATGGGCGAGACGCGCGAGCAGCGCGCCGGCCTGCTGCAGGCGCTGGCCAACCTGCCCGAGCATCCGCATTCGGTGCCGATCAACCAGCTGGTGCCGGTGCCGGGCACGCCGCTGGGCAACGCGGAGAAGCTCGATCCGTTCGAGTTCGTGCGCACCATTGCGGTGGCGCGCATCCTGATGCCGTTGTCCGTCGTGCGGCTTTCCGCCGGACGCCAGCAGATGGACGACGCGGTGCAGGCGCTGTGCTTCCACGCCGGCGCAGGCTCGATCTTCTACGGCGAGAAACTGCTCACCACCGGCAACCCGGATACCGAACACGACCGCGCGCTGTTCCGCCGGCTCGACCTGCATGCGATGGAAGTGGTGGAGGAAGCCGGCACGGTGCACGCGGACATCATGGAAGCGGCGCCGGCGGGATGCGGTCATGGCTGCGGGTGCAGTGCGGCGGCGTGA
- a CDS encoding ComF family protein → MPREAWLQPWRGLQHWLLPSCCLLCGAAGANDLDLCAPCAAELPRNRSCCARCALPLPAAAALCGECQRHAPPWDAAWAPFRYGWPLDRLEARFKFGRDLAAGRALAALWQGEPMPLARPALLLPVPLHRTRLRQRGYNQALELAKPLARALGVPLRRDLLLRLRSTAAQTELDAVTRRRNVRGAFAVRAGIALPAHVAVLDDVMTTGATLAECARMLKQAGVQRVDVWALARAPSPGHRA, encoded by the coding sequence ATGCCCAGGGAAGCATGGCTACAACCGTGGCGCGGGCTGCAGCACTGGCTGCTGCCGTCCTGCTGCCTGCTGTGCGGCGCCGCGGGCGCGAACGACCTGGATCTATGCGCGCCCTGCGCCGCGGAGCTGCCGCGCAACCGCAGTTGCTGCGCGCGTTGTGCACTGCCGTTGCCCGCAGCCGCCGCGCTGTGCGGCGAGTGCCAGCGCCATGCACCACCGTGGGACGCGGCATGGGCGCCCTTCCGTTACGGCTGGCCGCTGGACCGGCTGGAGGCGCGCTTCAAGTTCGGCCGCGATCTCGCCGCCGGGCGTGCGCTGGCCGCGTTGTGGCAGGGCGAACCGATGCCGTTGGCCAGGCCCGCCCTGCTGCTGCCGGTGCCGCTGCACCGCACGCGGCTACGCCAGCGCGGCTACAACCAGGCGCTGGAACTCGCGAAACCGCTGGCGCGCGCGCTCGGCGTGCCGCTGCGCCGCGACCTGCTGCTACGGCTTCGCAGCACGGCGGCGCAAACCGAACTGGACGCCGTCACCCGCCGCCGCAACGTGCGCGGCGCCTTTGCCGTGCGCGCGGGCATCGCGCTGCCCGCGCACGTGGCCGTCCTCGACGACGTGATGACCACCGGCGCCACCCTCGCCGAATGCGCCCGCATGCTGAAGCAGGCCGGTGTGCAGCGGGTTGACGTGTGGGCACTGGCACGCGCGCCTTCACCCGGCCACCGCGCGTAG
- a CDS encoding LysR family transcriptional regulator: MKDQKSSSRVAKSVRKPSRSAAEKRTHAHGSAGEAARFYYKGNRHKQLRAFVATVKLGTLSRAAEALYLSQPSVSLQLQALERELGTTLLERRRRRINLTDAGEALYELARPLVEGWDNLDRDFQAKVQGLTAGQLTIAAGTSTIQYLLPELVRRYRERYPAVHLQLANVTGRDGMAMLREDKADFAVGSMLDVPHDIAWAPVRHYDPMLILPPDHPLAAKPEVTLADLSPYGLILPPQRLSTYRLVDLVFQQNQVPYQVAIEVGGWDVIKEYVAMGLGISIVTGICIAEADHARLAVRNMSRWFPQRSYGVVMRKGKFLSAEARAFIDLIRPGLLTHRDYDEPGHSGR; this comes from the coding sequence ATGAAAGATCAAAAATCATCATCAAGGGTGGCGAAATCGGTCCGAAAGCCGTCCCGCAGTGCAGCAGAAAAGCGTACGCACGCGCATGGTTCGGCCGGCGAAGCGGCCCGCTTCTACTACAAGGGCAACCGCCACAAGCAGCTGCGCGCCTTCGTGGCCACGGTGAAGCTGGGCACGCTGAGCCGTGCCGCCGAGGCGTTGTACCTGTCCCAGCCCTCGGTGAGCCTGCAGTTGCAGGCGCTGGAACGCGAACTGGGCACGACCCTGCTGGAACGGCGTCGCCGTCGCATCAACCTCACCGATGCCGGCGAGGCGCTGTACGAGCTGGCGCGCCCATTGGTCGAAGGCTGGGACAACCTCGACCGCGACTTCCAGGCCAAGGTGCAGGGACTCACCGCGGGCCAGCTCACCATCGCCGCCGGCACGTCCACCATCCAGTACCTGCTGCCCGAGCTGGTGCGCCGCTACCGCGAGCGCTATCCCGCCGTGCACCTGCAGCTGGCCAACGTCACCGGACGGGACGGCATGGCGATGCTGCGCGAGGACAAGGCCGATTTCGCCGTGGGTTCGATGCTGGACGTGCCGCACGACATCGCCTGGGCGCCGGTGCGCCACTACGACCCCATGCTGATCCTGCCGCCCGACCATCCGCTGGCGGCCAAGCCGGAAGTGACGCTGGCGGACCTGTCGCCCTACGGGTTGATCCTGCCGCCGCAGCGGCTATCCACCTACCGCCTGGTGGACCTGGTGTTCCAGCAGAACCAGGTGCCCTACCAGGTGGCCATCGAAGTGGGCGGCTGGGACGTCATCAAGGAATACGTGGCGATGGGCCTCGGCATCTCCATCGTCACCGGCATCTGCATCGCCGAGGCCGACCACGCGCGCCTCGCCGTGCGCAACATGTCGCGCTGGTTCCCACAGCGCAGCTACGGCGTGGTGATGCGCAAGGGCAAGTTCCTGAGCGCCGAGGCGCGCGCCTTCATCGACCTGATCCGCCCTGGATTGCTCACGCATCGCGATTACGACGAGCCGGGGCATTCGGGGCGGTGA